The following proteins are co-located in the Carassius gibelio isolate Cgi1373 ecotype wild population from Czech Republic chromosome A21, carGib1.2-hapl.c, whole genome shotgun sequence genome:
- the LOC127941634 gene encoding probable acyl-CoA dehydrogenase 6 — SPSGIKTKAVRKGDEFVINGGKMWTTNGTQADWMCLLANTSDGPPHKNKSLICLPMNLPGVHIARKIDKIGMWSSDTAEVFFDDVRVPCKNVIGQEGMGFTYQMLQFQEERLWGVANILTTMEKVVQETINYTRQRKVFNQPILYHQVVHFRLAELQTEIELLRSLLHRATALYIKGNDVTKLASMAKLKAGRLARELGDSCLQYWGGMGFTSDVLVSRFYRDSRLMSIGAGADEVMLSIICKYMDTLPKK, encoded by the exons TCTCCTTCAGGCATCAAGACTAAAGCTGTGCGCAAAGGAGATGAATTTGTCATTAATGGAGGAAAGATGTGGACTACTAATGGCACTCAGGCAGACTGGATGTGCCTCCTGGCCAACACCAGCGATGGCCCTCCACACAAGAACAAATCCCTAATCTGCTTACCTATGAATCTGCCAG GCGTTCACATCGCACGTAAGATTGACAAAATAGGCATGTGGTCATCGGATACAGCAGAGGTGTTTTTCGATGACGTGCGTGTGCCCTGCAAAAATGTCATAGGGCAGGAGGGAATGGGCTTCACGTACCAGATGCTTCAATTCCAAGAGGAGCGACTCTGGGGGGTGGCCAATA TTCTGACGACCATGGAGAAAGTTGTCCAAGAGACCATTAATTACACCAGACAGAGGAAGGTCTTCAATCAGCCCATTCTGTACCACCAGGTCGTTCACTTCAGGCTGGCTGAGCTGCAGACAGAAATCGAGCTGTTGCGCTCCCTTTTGCATCGCGCCACAG CTTTGTACATTAAGGGAAACGATGTGACAAAGCTGGCGTCAATGGCCAAGCTGAAGGCAGGACGACTGGCCCGAGAGCTCGGTGACAGCTGCCTCCAGTACTGGGGTGGCATGGGCTTCACCAGTGACGTCCTAGTCAGCAGGTTCTACAG GGACTCCAGGTTAATGTCCATTGGTGCAGGAGCTGACGAGGTGATGCTGTCAATCATATGCAAGTACATGGACACTCTTCCCAAGAAGTGA
- the LOC127942163 gene encoding BET1 homolog gives MRRAGLGEGGPPGSYAASGHSLYEEENEHLQEGLKAKVHALKHLSIDIGNEVKYQNKMLGEMDSDFDSTGGLLGATIGRLKLLSRGSQTKVYCYMLLFALFVFVVLYWVIKLR, from the exons ATGAGGCGAGCAGGTTTGG GTGAGGGTGGCCCTCCAGGCAGTTACGCTGCAAGTGGACACAGCTTGTATGAGGAGGAGAATGAACATCTACAGGAGGGACTGAAAGCTAAAGTACATGCACTTAAACAT CTTTCCATTGACATTGGAAATGAAGTCAAGTACCAGAATAAAATGTTAGGAGAAATG GACTCGGACTTTGACTCAACTGGAGGTTTGTTGGGAGCCACCATTGGTAGATTGAAGCTCCTCTCCAGGGGAAGCCAAACCAAGGTGTACTGCTACATGCTGCTGTTTGccctgtttgtgtttgttgtccTGTACTGGGTGATCAAACTGAGGTGA